A genomic window from Pecten maximus chromosome 6, xPecMax1.1, whole genome shotgun sequence includes:
- the LOC117330034 gene encoding leucine-rich repeat-containing protein 4C-like → MTGMVQREFNVKVHHSSGVMNQYLGTLLFMLVFYQTCNQCETLYRIDQCPLITCKCSPKSKLVNCTGSDMKYIPVLPTYAQNVIFTKTNFPNITAEFLYNLTLIRVIRLHFVDTLTRIIDPDAFVKLTNLSTLEISGSYELKPDMISPILLLTPRIETVQLKSNHWETIPGDMFLGLHNSSIQSITLRDNVIESISGTYFSDLRFLKRLDLSNNQLLDLNLTGLESTSISYINLANNNFRKVPSFCGPTGQPTGKYKTLDFQKNYLQKLDGSSFQCLQVLQNLNLDRTSITVIRTNTFVKLPKLEKLSLTHIGDHLRSIQGFAFNSSSLKETILHG, encoded by the exons ATGACAGGAATGGTCCAGCGAGAATTTAATGTAAAG GTCCATCATTCGAGCGGCGTCATGAATCAATATTTAGGAACGCTCCTTTTCATGCTTGTATTCTACCAGACTTGTAATCAATGTGAAACATTGTATCGTATCGATCAGTGTCCTCTTATCACGTGCAAATGTTCTCCTAAATCGAAGCTGGTGAACTGTACAGGAAGCGATATGAAGTATATACCAGTTTTACCCACATATGcacaaaatgttatatttacaaaaactaACTTTCCAAATATAACGGCGGAGTTTTTGTACAATCTTACTTTAATCCGTGTTATAAGATTACATTTTGTCGACACATTGACCCGCATCATCGACCCGGATGCATTTGTCAAACTTACAAACTTGTCTACTTTGGAGATCAGTGGATCTTATGAATTAAAGCCAGACATGATTTCTCCAATCTTGCTGTTAACACCTAGAATAGAGACTGTTCAGCTGAAATCCAATCACTGGGAGACCATTCCAGGTGACATGTTTTTAGGATTACATAACTCATCGATCCAATCAATAACACTTAGGGACAATGTAATAGAAAGTATAAGTGGGACATATTTTTCGGATTTGCGGTTTTTGAAAAGATTGGATTTATCAAACAATCAACTATTAGACTTAAACTTGACAGGATTAGAATCTACATCAATCTCTTACATCAACCTAGCCAACAATAATTTCCGTAAAGTACCATCATTCTGTGGACCAACTGGACAACCCACGGGTAAATACAAAACTCTAGACTTTCAGAAAAACTATCTTCAAAAACTAGATGGATCTTCATTTCAATGTCTGCAGGTTTTACAAAACCTTAATCTTGACAGGACCTCTATAACAGTTATACGGACCAACACATTTGTGAAACTACCAAAACTAGAAAAACTCTCGCTGACTCACATCGGTGATCATTTAAGATCGATACAGGGGTTTGCATTCAATTCCTCAAGTCTCAAAGAAACTATACTTCATGGATAA
- the LOC117328958 gene encoding toll-like receptor 1: MFTSLKKLQILILQNTFLKALPRNVFQQMTNLRYLVLIGNYISGWNDDPEVFGNFTSLRRLYLDGNNIKLINKTSFPERFLNSLERFCITNNPFSCTCDLKWFLDWIKSTKHTTIVNYPLRYTCRFPPEMNNVLLKDYNPTSEMCSNLDYPLVRNICIGIFVPSAIILIAVSMAYKFRFRLNYWLHILGIRRVGYKRIRDDADYQYDAFVIYSNDDRNFIFNHMVPELEEKSGCRLCIHERDFDVGHFILDNITTSFERSKNIILVLSRAFLNSEWCKFELALTQSRTAQEGPGMLTVILLEELNTVILPSSVRAILDTVTYTEWSVEKAGQSRVWAKVLTALNIHVQNPVDE; this comes from the coding sequence ATGTTTACATCGTTGAAAAAATTACAGATACtgatattacaaaatacattcCTTAAGGCACTACCTCGTAACGTCTTCCAACAGATGACTAACTTAAGATATCTTGTATTAATTGGGAATTACATAAGTGGCTGGAACGACGACCCGGAAGTGTTTGGCAATTTTACATCATTACGACGATTATACCTTGACGGAAATAACATAAAACTTATCAACAAAACGTCTTTTCCCGAAAGGTTTCTGAACTCTTTAGAGAGATTTTGTATTACAAATAACCCATTTTCATGCACGTGTGACTTGAAATGGTTCCTTGACTGGATAAAATCTACCAAACATACAACAATCGTCAACTATCCTCTgaggtatacatgtaggtttcctCCAGAAATGAACAATGTGTTGTTGAAGGATTACAACCCTACTTCGGAGATGTGTTCCAATTTGGATTACCCACTCGTCAGAAACATCTGTATTGGTATTTTTGTTCCATCAGCTATCATCCTCATTGCTGTATCGATGGCATATAAGTTCCGGTTCCGATTGAACTACTGGCTGCACATCCTTGGAATACGGAGAGTCGGTTACAAAAGGATTCGCGACGATGCTGATTATCAATACGACGCTTTCgttatctattcaaatgacgaccggaatttcattttcaatcatATGGTGCCAGAACTAGAAGAAAAATCTGGATGTAGACTGTGCATACATGAACGAGACTTTGACGTAGGCCACTTCATTCTAGACAATATCACGACAAGCTTTGAACGAAGCAAGAACATCATTCTCGTGTTATCCCGCGCCTTTCTAAACAGTGAATGGTGTAAATTTGAACTTGCATTAACACAGTCTAGAACTGCACAGGAGGGTCCAGGAATGCTGACTGTGATACTGCTGGAAGAACTGAACACAGTCATACTTCCGTCCTCTGTACGGGCGATTCTAGACACGGTCACCTACACCGAATGGTCAGTTGAGAAAGCCGGGCAGAGCAGAGTATGGGCCAAAGTATTAACAGCATTGAACATCCACGTTCAAAATCCCGTTGATGAGTGA